Proteins co-encoded in one Opitutus terrae PB90-1 genomic window:
- a CDS encoding Cell division protein CpoB, translated as MRNCPRVMVWLALLALALTAGCERGDPQAISSEADEPNFRHGQQLVKQGRSQEALAAFLKVIARRGESAPESHLEAGLLYLDQVKDPLAAIYHFRKYLELMPNSRQAVFVKGRIEVAKREFARTLPAQPLESQSGLELLDRIEKLQRENEQLRAEIAMLHENVPGPVNRSRAMLNQAGAAAGVSASEEPERPRPFFTPTIESPAAGADSPVSLAPEQPAEADVREPLIQAAPVPATRPPPSRPTPPATEGGRRHVVVKGDTLFSLAQKYYGNRSRWRDIYAANRDVLPSENSLRLGMELKIP; from the coding sequence ATGAGAAACTGCCCGAGAGTCATGGTGTGGCTGGCGTTGCTCGCACTCGCCCTGACCGCCGGCTGCGAACGCGGCGACCCGCAGGCCATCTCGTCGGAAGCCGACGAACCGAATTTTCGCCACGGCCAGCAGTTGGTGAAACAGGGGCGCAGCCAGGAGGCGCTCGCGGCGTTTCTCAAGGTCATCGCCCGTCGCGGCGAATCGGCGCCCGAGTCGCACCTCGAAGCGGGGCTGCTCTATCTCGACCAGGTCAAGGATCCGCTCGCGGCGATCTACCATTTTCGCAAATACCTCGAGCTGATGCCGAACTCGCGCCAGGCGGTGTTCGTCAAGGGCCGCATCGAGGTGGCCAAACGCGAGTTTGCGCGCACGCTGCCCGCCCAGCCGCTCGAGAGCCAGAGCGGGCTCGAGTTGCTCGACAGAATTGAAAAGCTGCAGCGGGAGAACGAGCAGTTGCGGGCGGAGATCGCCATGCTGCATGAGAACGTGCCCGGGCCGGTCAACCGTTCGCGGGCGATGCTCAACCAAGCGGGCGCCGCCGCCGGCGTCAGCGCGAGCGAAGAACCCGAGCGGCCCCGACCGTTTTTCACGCCCACGATCGAATCGCCGGCAGCGGGGGCGGATTCGCCGGTCTCGCTTGCGCCCGAGCAGCCGGCCGAGGCTGACGTCCGCGAGCCGCTCATCCAGGCGGCGCCCGTGCCCGCCACCCGTCCGCCACCCTCGCGGCCTACGCCGCCCGCGACCGAAGGTGGCCGGCGACACGTGGTCGTGAAAGGCGACACGCTGTTCAGTCTGGCCCAAAAATATTATGGCAACCGCTCGCGTTGGCGGGACATCTACGCGGCCAACCGGGACGTATTGCCGAGCGAAAACTCGCTGCGGCTTGGGATGGAACTGAAAATCCCGTGA
- a CDS encoding KpsF/GutQ family sugar-phosphate isomerase, producing the protein MALSPKSILRRARTCIRLEGDALAKTADGLGSEFVDTVAAVRATIAAGRKLIFTGVGKNAHVAQKLTGTFNSTGVTATFLDATQALHGDLGLCAEGDLALLLSNSGQTEEILRLLPVLKRQGVTLVAFTQHADSDLAKNCDHRLLYRVPREACPLSLAPTASTTAALALGDALAMVLLEERGVTRDDFARLHPAGNLGALLLKARDIMRTADRLPVARETVSTQDAILAMTRARAGSIALVHPKSGKLTGILTDGDFRRAALTGPDFLQKPVATFMTRNPKVIAENALGVDALRLFEAYKIDDLIVINAQYRPVGLIDGQDLPKLKIV; encoded by the coding sequence ATGGCGCTCTCACCTAAATCGATCCTCCGCCGCGCCCGCACGTGCATCAGGCTCGAAGGCGACGCGCTGGCGAAAACGGCAGACGGCCTGGGTTCGGAGTTCGTGGATACCGTGGCAGCGGTGCGCGCTACGATCGCCGCCGGCCGGAAGCTGATTTTCACCGGTGTGGGCAAGAACGCGCACGTGGCCCAAAAGCTCACCGGCACCTTCAATAGCACGGGCGTCACGGCCACCTTTCTGGATGCCACGCAGGCGTTGCACGGCGATCTTGGGCTCTGCGCCGAGGGCGATCTCGCGCTGCTGCTGAGCAACAGCGGTCAGACCGAGGAGATCCTGCGACTGCTCCCGGTGCTGAAACGGCAGGGCGTGACACTGGTCGCGTTCACCCAGCACGCGGATTCGGACCTGGCGAAGAACTGCGACCACCGGCTCCTCTACCGCGTGCCGCGCGAAGCCTGCCCGCTCTCGCTCGCCCCGACCGCGAGCACCACCGCGGCGCTCGCGCTGGGCGACGCACTCGCGATGGTGTTGCTCGAGGAACGCGGGGTGACCCGCGACGATTTCGCCCGGCTGCATCCCGCGGGCAACCTGGGCGCGCTGCTGCTCAAGGCCCGCGACATCATGCGCACCGCCGACCGGCTGCCGGTCGCGCGCGAGACCGTGTCCACGCAGGACGCGATCCTCGCGATGACACGGGCACGCGCCGGGAGCATCGCTTTAGTTCACCCCAAGTCAGGCAAGTTGACCGGCATCCTCACCGACGGAGATTTCCGTCGCGCCGCCCTCACCGGCCCGGACTTCCTGCAGAAGCCCGTCGCCACCTTCATGACACGCAACCCCAAGGTGATCGCCGAGAACGCGCTCGGCGTCGATGCGTTGCGCCTCTTCGAGGCCTACAAGATCGACGACCTCATTGTCATCAACGCGCAGTACCGGCCGGTCGGGTTGATCGACGGGCAGGACCTTCCCAAGTTGAAGATCGTGTGA
- a CDS encoding Gfo/Idh/MocA family protein, whose product MKRPIRIGLIGMGGFAGSHHGTVAQLEERGEARLICTCDPRAAEFGPQQEQWRFAQRGVKVFDDYRIMLEACHTELDAVVVPTPIQLHAEMHASAAAFGLPCYLEKPATLDHAELEGMIALDARLSKASLVGFNFVIEKPRLALKERLLAGEFGGMRGATLTAVWPRPTIYFQRNEWAGRLVVGDHVVIDSCLGNALAHFVYDLLFWAGRSSVYSCAQLAAVRAELYRAHAIEGADTFFVEADTSTGVTMRFALSHACSGPSSQSEEVICERATVRYVVGQHAEVRWTDGRVERIGLEPFDSLAENHLEYYRYLRGDSPRPAATLADSRPFVALNNLAYVSSGEISAIPPELISPERDEKEQKDYLNVRGLQAAQDQFILRGTWPSVAGWRREPGVVATLSDLPRFHDVVRGMAQR is encoded by the coding sequence GTGAAGAGACCCATCCGTATCGGTTTGATCGGGATGGGCGGGTTCGCCGGTTCGCACCACGGCACGGTGGCGCAACTGGAAGAGCGTGGCGAAGCCCGGCTCATCTGCACCTGCGATCCGCGCGCGGCCGAATTCGGCCCGCAGCAGGAGCAATGGCGCTTTGCGCAACGCGGCGTGAAAGTGTTCGACGACTACCGCATCATGCTCGAGGCGTGTCACACTGAACTCGACGCGGTCGTAGTCCCGACGCCCATCCAGCTGCATGCCGAGATGCACGCCAGCGCGGCGGCCTTCGGACTACCCTGCTATCTGGAAAAACCCGCGACGCTCGACCACGCGGAGCTCGAGGGGATGATCGCGCTGGACGCGCGATTGTCCAAGGCGTCGCTCGTCGGGTTCAATTTCGTGATCGAGAAGCCGCGGCTCGCGCTCAAGGAACGGCTGCTGGCCGGCGAATTCGGTGGCATGCGGGGGGCGACGCTCACGGCGGTGTGGCCGCGACCCACGATCTATTTCCAGCGCAACGAGTGGGCCGGCCGATTGGTGGTTGGCGACCACGTCGTGATCGATTCGTGCCTGGGCAACGCCCTCGCGCATTTCGTCTACGATCTGCTCTTCTGGGCCGGGCGCAGCTCGGTGTACTCCTGCGCGCAGCTCGCCGCCGTCCGCGCCGAGCTCTACCGCGCGCATGCGATCGAGGGCGCGGACACCTTTTTCGTCGAGGCTGATACGAGCACCGGCGTCACGATGCGATTCGCGCTTTCGCATGCGTGCTCGGGCCCGAGTTCGCAGTCGGAAGAAGTCATCTGCGAACGCGCGACCGTGCGCTACGTGGTCGGTCAGCACGCTGAAGTGCGCTGGACCGACGGACGCGTGGAGCGGATCGGGCTGGAGCCCTTCGATTCGCTCGCGGAAAACCACCTCGAATATTACCGCTACCTGCGCGGCGATAGTCCGCGTCCCGCCGCGACGCTGGCCGACTCGCGGCCCTTCGTCGCGCTCAACAACCTCGCGTATGTTTCCAGCGGCGAGATCTCCGCGATTCCGCCGGAGTTGATCTCGCCCGAGCGCGACGAAAAGGAGCAGAAGGATTATCTCAACGTCCGCGGGCTGCAGGCGGCGCAAGATCAGTTTATCCTGCGCGGGACCTGGCCGAGTGTCGCGGGCTGGCGGCGCGAGCCCGGCGTGGTGGCCACGCTGAGCGACCTGCCGCGATTTCACGACGTGGTCCGCGGCATGGCGCAGCGGTAA
- a CDS encoding fumarate hydratase — protein sequence MATPSFVYQDPLPLGTDETEYRLLSKEGVSTAMFEGKEMLKVAPEALAFLAQQAFHDCSFMLRPKHLQQVAAILDDPTASANDRYVALTMLKNAEISAEGILPFCQDTGTANIVAKKGQQVWTGANDAEWLSRGVYECYTKENLRYSQTVALDLWKETNTGTNLPAQIDIGATEGAKYEFLFVAKGGGSANKTFLFQETKALLNPKSFEKFVTNKLAYLGTAACPPYHLVFVIGGTSAEACLKTVKLASAKYLDALPTTGNEHGRAFRDLAMEARILELAQQSGIGAQFGGKYFALDVRVVRLPRHGASCPVGVGVSCSADRNIKAKITKDGIFLEKMEANPGRFIPAAHRTLKDDNVVRIDLRQPMEQIRAELSKLQVTTRVLLNGPLVVARDIAHAKLKERVDAGQGLPQYFKDHPVYYAGPAKTPQGYASGSFGPTTAGRMDSYVDLFQSLGGSMVMVAKGNRSPQVTAACKKHGGFYLGSIGGPAAILAKENITKVETLEYPELGMEAIWKIEVKDFPAFILVDDKGNDFFVNGCGACTPAKK from the coding sequence ATGGCTACGCCTTCTTTTGTTTACCAAGACCCTCTTCCCCTCGGCACGGACGAGACCGAATACCGGCTGCTCTCGAAGGAGGGCGTGAGCACCGCGATGTTCGAAGGCAAGGAGATGCTCAAGGTCGCGCCGGAAGCACTCGCCTTTCTGGCCCAGCAGGCGTTTCACGACTGCTCGTTCATGCTTCGGCCGAAGCATCTGCAGCAAGTCGCGGCCATCCTCGACGACCCGACCGCATCGGCCAACGACCGTTATGTGGCGCTGACAATGTTGAAGAACGCCGAGATCTCAGCCGAAGGCATCCTGCCGTTTTGCCAGGACACCGGCACGGCCAACATCGTCGCCAAGAAGGGCCAGCAAGTCTGGACCGGAGCCAACGACGCCGAGTGGCTCAGCCGCGGCGTCTACGAGTGTTACACCAAGGAAAACCTGCGTTACTCGCAGACCGTGGCGCTCGACCTGTGGAAGGAGACCAACACGGGCACCAACCTCCCCGCCCAGATCGACATCGGCGCGACAGAGGGCGCGAAATACGAATTCCTCTTCGTGGCCAAAGGCGGCGGCTCGGCAAACAAGACCTTCCTGTTCCAGGAAACCAAGGCGCTGCTCAACCCGAAGAGTTTTGAGAAATTCGTCACCAACAAGCTCGCCTACCTCGGCACCGCCGCCTGCCCGCCGTATCACCTCGTGTTCGTGATCGGCGGCACGAGTGCCGAAGCGTGCCTGAAAACGGTGAAGCTCGCGTCGGCCAAGTATCTCGACGCGCTGCCGACGACTGGCAACGAGCACGGCCGCGCTTTCCGCGATCTCGCGATGGAGGCGAGGATTCTGGAGCTCGCACAGCAAAGCGGGATCGGCGCGCAGTTCGGTGGCAAGTATTTCGCGCTCGATGTCCGCGTCGTTCGGCTGCCGCGCCACGGCGCCAGCTGCCCGGTCGGCGTCGGCGTGTCCTGCAGCGCCGACCGCAACATCAAGGCGAAGATCACGAAGGACGGCATCTTCCTCGAGAAGATGGAAGCGAACCCCGGCCGGTTTATCCCGGCGGCGCACCGCACGCTGAAGGATGACAACGTCGTGCGCATCGATTTGCGCCAGCCGATGGAGCAGATTCGTGCCGAGCTCTCGAAGCTGCAGGTCACGACGCGCGTGCTGCTCAACGGACCGCTCGTCGTCGCCCGCGACATCGCGCACGCCAAATTGAAGGAGCGCGTCGATGCCGGCCAGGGCCTGCCGCAGTATTTTAAGGATCATCCCGTTTACTACGCCGGCCCGGCGAAGACGCCCCAAGGGTACGCGTCCGGGTCATTCGGTCCGACGACCGCGGGCCGGATGGACAGCTACGTTGATCTGTTCCAATCGCTCGGCGGTTCGATGGTGATGGTCGCAAAAGGCAACCGCAGCCCACAGGTCACCGCCGCGTGCAAGAAGCATGGCGGGTTCTACCTCGGCAGCATCGGCGGTCCGGCCGCGATCCTCGCGAAGGAAAACATCACCAAGGTCGAGACGCTCGAGTATCCCGAGCTCGGGATGGAAGCGATCTGGAAGATCGAGGTGAAGGACTTCCCCGCGTTCATCCTCGTCGATGACAAGGGGAACGACTTCTTCGTAAACGGTTGCGGCGCTTGCACGCCGGCGAAGAAATAA
- a CDS encoding secondary thiamine-phosphate synthase enzyme YjbQ — MPIHQATLSIRTNGQGTYEVTEAVAREVARSKLTRGVVTVFCQHTSCSLVLMENADPSARRDLEDWLNRLVPENDPHFEHTLEGPDDMPSHIKMVLTRSNETVPFADGRLLLGTWQGLFLWEHRRAAHSRHLIVTVVGE; from the coding sequence ATGCCGATTCACCAAGCAACGCTGTCCATCCGCACGAACGGGCAGGGCACCTACGAAGTCACGGAGGCCGTTGCGCGCGAAGTTGCGCGCAGCAAGCTCACCCGCGGCGTCGTCACCGTGTTTTGTCAGCACACGAGCTGTTCGCTCGTTTTGATGGAGAATGCGGATCCGTCCGCGCGGCGCGATCTCGAGGACTGGCTCAATCGGCTCGTGCCGGAAAACGATCCGCATTTCGAGCACACGCTGGAGGGACCGGATGACATGCCCAGCCACATCAAGATGGTGCTGACGCGCTCGAACGAAACGGTGCCGTTCGCCGACGGCCGGCTTCTGCTCGGCACTTGGCAGGGCCTCTTTTTATGGGAGCACCGCCGCGCGGCGCATTCACGACATCTGATCGTGACCGTGGTCGGCGAGTGA
- a CDS encoding class II fumarate hydratase, giving the protein MRTEKDSMGEMPVPDDALYGASTQRAVLNFPVSGRPLPEAFVRGLGVVKLACARANEELGLLPREKSTLIQQVAREIADGKLNAHFPIDVFQTGSATSTNMNANEVIANRASQLAGLPIGAKKLLHPNDDVNLGQSSNDIIPTTLHVSVALAVHHQLVPALDQLATALARKATEFAGVVKIGRTHLMDATPLTLGQEFSGYAAQARKAAERARLAVTMLAELAVGGTAVGTGINCHAEFPGRVCRILSAETGLDFREAANHFEAQGARDDCVAVAGQLSTIAASLTKIANDIRLLGSGPRAGLGELRLPATQPGSSIMPGKVNPVMSEMLVQVCLYTHGLMQTVTLCGRDGHFELNVTLPLMAHCLHESIHCLANATRVFAEKCVDGLEADVVRCRELVDRSLMLVTALNPHIGYDQAAAVAKEALKTGRTLREIVLERKLMEPAALDRALDPVAMTKPNATVAGAGGG; this is encoded by the coding sequence ATGCGGACCGAAAAAGACTCCATGGGCGAAATGCCCGTGCCGGACGACGCGCTCTACGGCGCGTCCACGCAGCGAGCGGTGTTGAACTTTCCGGTGAGCGGCCGCCCCTTGCCGGAAGCCTTCGTGCGCGGGCTGGGGGTGGTGAAGCTGGCGTGTGCGCGCGCGAACGAGGAACTCGGCCTGCTGCCGCGCGAGAAAAGCACCTTGATCCAGCAGGTGGCGCGCGAGATCGCGGACGGCAAACTCAACGCGCATTTCCCGATCGACGTATTCCAAACGGGTTCAGCCACGTCGACGAACATGAACGCGAACGAGGTGATCGCGAACCGCGCCAGCCAGTTGGCCGGATTGCCGATTGGCGCGAAGAAGCTTTTGCACCCGAACGATGACGTGAACCTCGGCCAGTCATCGAACGACATTATCCCGACGACGCTGCACGTGAGTGTGGCCCTCGCGGTGCATCACCAGCTGGTGCCGGCGCTCGATCAGCTCGCCACGGCGCTCGCGCGCAAGGCGACGGAGTTCGCGGGCGTGGTGAAGATTGGGCGAACGCATCTGATGGATGCGACGCCGCTGACGCTCGGACAGGAGTTTTCGGGCTACGCGGCGCAGGCGCGCAAAGCCGCGGAGCGCGCGCGACTCGCGGTCACGATGCTCGCGGAGCTGGCAGTGGGCGGCACGGCCGTCGGCACGGGCATCAACTGTCATGCGGAATTTCCCGGCCGTGTCTGCCGGATCCTATCGGCGGAAACGGGGCTCGATTTCCGCGAGGCCGCCAACCATTTCGAGGCGCAGGGTGCCCGCGACGATTGCGTGGCGGTGGCCGGACAGCTGTCGACGATCGCGGCGAGCCTGACAAAGATCGCGAACGACATCCGGTTGCTCGGTTCCGGTCCCCGCGCCGGGCTGGGTGAACTGCGCCTCCCGGCCACGCAACCGGGTTCATCGATCATGCCGGGCAAAGTGAATCCGGTGATGAGCGAGATGCTCGTGCAGGTGTGCCTCTACACGCACGGGTTGATGCAGACAGTGACCCTGTGCGGGCGGGATGGACATTTCGAGCTGAACGTCACGCTGCCGCTGATGGCTCACTGTCTGCACGAGTCGATTCATTGCCTCGCAAACGCGACCCGCGTGTTTGCCGAAAAATGCGTCGACGGACTCGAGGCGGACGTGGTGCGTTGCCGCGAACTCGTCGACCGGTCGCTCATGCTCGTTACGGCGCTGAATCCGCACATCGGCTACGATCAAGCGGCCGCCGTCGCGAAAGAGGCGCTGAAGACTGGCCGGACTCTGCGCGAAATCGTGCTCGAGCGAAAGCTCATGGAACCGGCCGCATTGGATCGTGCGCTCGATCCGGTCGCGATGACCAAGCCGAATGCGACAGTCGCGGGTGCAGGCGGCGGATAG
- a CDS encoding sigma-70 family RNA polymerase sigma factor, whose translation MDAVKSVGKTLVASPDRQHEADSDLAIVRQVQAGEVAQFDQLVTKYRARLYGVIYHLTSNREDAADLTQDAFIKAFQSINRFQGQSSFFTWLYRIAVNSTLTHLRKQRLRTFFSFEKIDEEDDVAKEVVAALTDATGADRETFAHELQEKLNEAMQKLSIKHRTVITLFEIDGLSHQEIAEVMDCSVGTVRSRLHYAKQLLQSELQSYIRR comes from the coding sequence ATGGACGCAGTCAAATCAGTCGGAAAGACGCTCGTGGCGTCACCCGACCGCCAGCACGAGGCGGACTCTGATTTGGCGATCGTGCGCCAGGTGCAAGCGGGCGAAGTGGCGCAGTTCGACCAGCTCGTCACCAAATATCGCGCGCGGCTCTACGGGGTGATCTATCACCTCACCTCCAATCGTGAGGACGCCGCGGATCTGACCCAGGACGCCTTCATCAAGGCGTTCCAATCGATCAACCGTTTTCAGGGCCAATCCTCGTTTTTCACCTGGCTGTACCGGATTGCCGTGAACTCCACGCTGACGCACCTGCGAAAGCAGCGACTGCGGACCTTTTTCAGCTTCGAAAAGATCGATGAGGAGGACGACGTGGCGAAGGAGGTCGTGGCGGCGCTCACGGACGCCACCGGAGCCGACCGGGAGACGTTTGCCCACGAGCTTCAGGAAAAATTGAACGAGGCTATGCAGAAATTGTCTATCAAGCATAGAACCGTGATTACGCTTTTCGAAATCGATGGCCTCAGCCATCAGGAGATCGCCGAAGTGATGGACTGCTCGGTGGGCACGGTTCGTTCCCGGCTGCACTACGCCAAGCAGCTGCTCCAGTCAGAATTGCAGTCCTATATCCGCAGATGA
- a CDS encoding polyprenyl synthetase family protein: MTAIRPAETASVAQAFASVFALLKPHMAALDTFLAGQISAFEPEIRSMADYCIDTSGKRIRPALVFLGGWRGNGMVAPDLVRVAAVVELVHLATLVHDDIMDGAEVRRNRRTAAREFGAAGAVLLGDALFAHALHLAAQFPTTEVCAAVSESTRRVVSGEIVQTLRRGTTNVSRADYFRIIDLKTAELFRVSCFLGARLAGSAPGYVEAVSRFGEHLGVAYQIYDDLADYFGQEAKIGKTLGTDLASGKLTLPLIALSERLSATDQADLAAEIRGQRSPDLATRLQQMNELGVFGVVAEAVQSELAVATEAVQEWPNEAPTPLLLSLCDVLRAQVTALEPR; this comes from the coding sequence ATGACTGCCATTCGCCCCGCTGAAACGGCTTCCGTAGCCCAAGCTTTCGCGAGCGTGTTCGCGCTGCTGAAGCCGCACATGGCGGCATTGGATACGTTTCTGGCCGGGCAGATCTCCGCGTTCGAACCGGAGATTCGGAGCATGGCGGATTATTGCATCGATACCTCCGGCAAGCGCATCCGGCCGGCACTGGTATTTCTCGGCGGCTGGCGCGGCAACGGCATGGTGGCTCCCGATCTCGTCCGCGTCGCGGCCGTAGTCGAGTTGGTGCACCTCGCCACGCTGGTACATGACGACATCATGGACGGAGCCGAGGTGCGGCGAAACCGGCGCACGGCCGCGCGGGAGTTTGGCGCCGCGGGCGCCGTGCTGCTGGGCGACGCGCTTTTCGCGCACGCGCTGCATTTGGCGGCACAGTTTCCCACCACGGAGGTGTGTGCAGCAGTCTCTGAATCGACGCGCCGCGTCGTTTCGGGCGAGATCGTGCAGACGCTGCGTCGGGGAACGACCAACGTGAGCCGGGCCGACTATTTCCGGATCATCGATTTGAAAACCGCTGAGCTGTTCCGCGTCTCATGCTTTCTCGGAGCCCGGCTCGCCGGTTCGGCGCCCGGATATGTGGAAGCAGTCTCCCGATTCGGCGAGCATCTGGGCGTCGCCTACCAGATCTACGACGACTTGGCCGACTACTTCGGCCAGGAGGCGAAGATCGGCAAGACGCTCGGCACCGACCTCGCCAGCGGAAAACTCACCCTGCCGCTGATCGCCCTCTCCGAGCGGCTGTCCGCTACGGATCAGGCTGATCTCGCCGCCGAAATCCGCGGCCAGCGTTCCCCTGACCTTGCGACCCGCTTGCAGCAGATGAACGAGTTGGGCGTGTTTGGGGTGGTGGCCGAGGCGGTGCAATCAGAACTGGCTGTCGCCACCGAAGCGGTGCAGGAGTGGCCCAACGAGGCGCCGACGCCGCTGCTGCTGTCGCTTTGCGATGTGCTCCGCGCGCAGGTGACGGCCTTGGAACCGCGCTAG
- a CDS encoding CPBP family intramembrane glutamic endopeptidase encodes MTDHPLLLLLLIGAGLYIGKLWLDDARAARAGRPNPRAFPGATPTQPAAVLIAVGGVLVLLAVETVGEHVLGLSAEQSHITGLFAFYTLVAAVFEEIIFRGYIVVEGRGPGWRWIGVLAASVVFAALHPFLWRWNEAGFAFTLTGKGAFSTSVVFATSLWLYVARFAYWNPTRSLWPCIAAHAAKNAGVIAIKAAQGFVVGAW; translated from the coding sequence ATGACCGACCACCCGCTCCTGCTTCTGCTCCTGATCGGCGCCGGCCTTTACATCGGGAAACTCTGGTTGGACGACGCTCGCGCCGCACGCGCCGGCCGGCCAAACCCGCGAGCGTTTCCCGGTGCCACGCCCACCCAGCCCGCGGCCGTGCTCATTGCCGTGGGCGGCGTACTCGTGTTGTTGGCGGTCGAGACGGTCGGCGAGCACGTCCTCGGGCTTTCCGCCGAACAGTCGCACATCACGGGATTGTTTGCGTTCTACACCCTGGTCGCCGCGGTTTTTGAAGAAATCATCTTCCGCGGTTACATCGTGGTCGAGGGGCGCGGCCCGGGGTGGCGTTGGATCGGAGTGTTGGCGGCGTCGGTGGTGTTTGCGGCGCTGCATCCGTTTTTGTGGCGGTGGAACGAGGCTGGTTTCGCGTTCACGCTTACGGGCAAGGGCGCGTTCAGCACGAGCGTGGTTTTCGCCACGTCGCTCTGGCTTTATGTCGCGCGTTTCGCCTATTGGAATCCGACGCGCTCGCTCTGGCCCTGCATCGCCGCGCACGCGGCCAAGAACGCCGGTGTGATCGCGATCAAGGCCGCCCAAGGCTTCGTCGTCGGCGCGTGGTGA